In one Dehalogenimonas formicexedens genomic region, the following are encoded:
- a CDS encoding NAD(P)-dependent oxidoreductase → MKICIIGASGKLGRYMVQHALARGYEVVGVCREGSVSKLAEFAGRITVIPGKTNDREVIKKAVANCGGVLTVLVPWGKQHYSSGTAQAVLDCADPEARLIFSCGWHITRDGKDVYPPSIKREEKITRAIMRIIPIADIDDQIEACRRIFASNTRWTVVRGSDLEEGESQGLPVWSRHVGDPILQSNMTRRVDFALFMVAALENDELIHEAPAIVGCRAPSALRTPVAREFQRDPNARLFHRASLIEMNKRGENQ, encoded by the coding sequence ATGAAAATCTGTATCATCGGCGCATCCGGAAAACTTGGCAGATATATGGTGCAACATGCATTAGCCCGTGGTTATGAGGTGGTAGGAGTCTGCCGGGAGGGCAGCGTCAGTAAACTAGCTGAGTTCGCGGGGCGAATTACCGTCATCCCCGGCAAAACCAACGACCGCGAGGTGATCAAGAAGGCCGTTGCTAACTGCGGTGGTGTACTCACTGTGTTAGTCCCCTGGGGTAAACAACACTACTCGTCAGGAACCGCACAGGCTGTCCTTGATTGTGCTGATCCTGAGGCTCGTCTGATATTTTCGTGCGGCTGGCATATTACGCGCGATGGCAAGGACGTATACCCACCCTCGATAAAACGGGAGGAAAAGATCACTAGGGCGATCATGCGAATCATCCCCATCGCCGATATCGATGATCAGATTGAAGCCTGTCGACGGATTTTTGCCAGTAATACCCGCTGGACCGTCGTTCGCGGCAGCGATCTGGAAGAGGGTGAAAGCCAAGGCCTTCCCGTGTGGAGCCGCCACGTGGGCGATCCGATCCTTCAGAGCAATATGACCCGCCGCGTGGATTTTGCCCTGTTCATGGTGGCAGCCCTGGAGAACGACGAACTCATTCACGAAGCGCCGGCCATAGTGGGATGCCGGGCACCATCAGCCCTTCGCACACCCGTCGCCAGGGAGTTCCAGCGTGATCCTAACGCCAGGTTGTTTCATAGAGCAAGTCTAATTGAAATGAATAAAAGAGGAGAAAATCAATGA
- a CDS encoding DUF4386 domain-containing protein: MNTYRKTAITAGILFILCTATSIIGPSLVNSVLSAPDYLNQLAGIPGQTTAAAIIEFLWAATGAGIAIVLYPLLKRYNRASAISAVVFRVIEGVFVLVGTFGLLSLFNLSHEFVSTNAASASSYQASGSALLDLREWAHGSFVLISFSLGSMFYSTVLYRSRLIPRWLSGWGIVGAVLCLGATLYSTFNSDFGFSAVNTAFNAPIGLQEMVLAVWLMVKGFNQSAIGSESIKTKLDEKALAYSK; encoded by the coding sequence ATGAACACATATCGGAAAACCGCGATCACAGCAGGCATATTGTTCATACTCTGTACCGCTACCAGCATCATTGGTCCGTCACTCGTCAATTCGGTTCTCAGCGCCCCCGACTATCTCAACCAACTGGCTGGAATTCCCGGTCAGACGACCGCCGCAGCCATTATCGAGTTTTTGTGGGCAGCCACGGGCGCGGGAATCGCCATCGTGCTATATCCTCTTTTGAAAAGATACAACAGGGCTTCGGCAATCAGCGCGGTGGTGTTCCGGGTTATCGAAGGTGTGTTCGTTCTCGTGGGCACCTTCGGTCTTCTGTCGCTATTCAATTTGAGCCATGAATTTGTAAGCACTAATGCTGCATCTGCATCCTCTTATCAAGCGTCCGGCAGTGCGTTGCTTGATCTGCGTGAGTGGGCACACGGTAGCTTTGTATTGATCTCTTTCTCCCTTGGATCGATGTTCTACTCTACGGTTCTTTACCGTTCCCGGCTCATTCCACGCTGGCTATCGGGCTGGGGCATTGTGGGAGCTGTGTTGTGCCTGGGGGCGACCTTATACAGTACCTTCAATTCCGATTTCGGCTTTAGCGCCGTCAACACAGCTTTCAATGCCCCTATTGGTTTACAGGAAATGGTTCTCGCGGTCTGGCTGATGGTCAAGGGATTCAATCAATCGGCAATTGGCTCTGAATCCATAAAAACTAAATTGGATGAGAAAGCATTGGCTTATTCAAAATAG
- a CDS encoding NAD(P)-dependent alcohol dehydrogenase: MKAIISTKYGPPEGLEFTDVAKPLPKDDEVLIKVHAASINAYDWHLLTADFFLVRLMGGGFFRPKNPRPGEDVAGTIESVGKNVQQFKPGDEVFGDLCECGSGGFAEYVCAKEGALVLKPANINFEQAAATPMAAVTALHGLRDSGCIQAGQKVLINGASGGVGTFAVQIAKSFGAEVTAVCSTRNVEQARKLGADHVIDYTKEDFTRSGQTYDLIFAANGNGPVSAYKRALTPEGIFVVVGGSLSQIMRAMILGKFMSRKTGKKITALTSRPKQRDLAFIKGLLENRNVFPVIDRRYPLNKIGEALRYLGEGHARGKIVITMGAA, encoded by the coding sequence ATGAAAGCAATTATAAGCACAAAATACGGGCCGCCCGAAGGTCTCGAGTTTACTGATGTCGCCAAGCCTCTCCCAAAGGACGATGAAGTCTTGATCAAGGTTCATGCCGCGTCGATAAATGCGTATGACTGGCACCTACTGACGGCTGACTTCTTCCTGGTGCGATTGATGGGCGGAGGATTTTTCAGACCGAAAAACCCAAGACCCGGAGAGGATGTTGCCGGGACCATCGAATCGGTTGGGAAAAACGTGCAGCAATTCAAGCCCGGTGATGAGGTGTTCGGGGACCTGTGCGAATGCGGCTCAGGCGGCTTTGCCGAATACGTCTGCGCGAAAGAAGGCGCACTGGTCTTGAAACCGGCCAACATAAATTTCGAACAAGCGGCGGCAACGCCAATGGCGGCGGTCACCGCCCTGCATGGTCTACGTGATTCGGGATGCATTCAGGCCGGTCAGAAGGTTTTGATCAACGGCGCCTCCGGCGGCGTCGGAACCTTCGCGGTGCAGATTGCCAAATCTTTTGGAGCAGAAGTCACGGCAGTGTGCAGCACCAGAAATGTGGAACAAGCCCGCAAACTCGGCGCAGACCACGTAATAGATTACACAAAAGAAGATTTCACGAGAAGCGGGCAAACCTATGACCTCATCTTTGCCGCCAATGGGAATGGCCCGGTTTCAGCTTACAAACGCGCCCTGACTCCCGAGGGGATCTTCGTCGTGGTGGGGGGATCATTATCTCAGATCATGCGGGCAATGATCCTGGGGAAATTCATGTCGCGCAAAACCGGTAAGAAGATAACTGCCCTGACCTCAAGACCCAAACAAAGAGATCTGGCTTTCATAAAGGGACTCCTCGAGAACCGCAACGTTTTCCCCGTGATAGACCGTCGTTACCCGCTGAATAAAATTGGGGAAGCGCTCCGGTATTTAGGCGAGGGGCACGCCAGGGGCAAAATCGTGATCACGATGGGCGCGGCATAA
- a CDS encoding DUF4386 domain-containing protein — protein sequence MNSINATARLAGVFYLVYIVASIIANAFGNFVFADASATINQIMAHESSFRIGLVTSLFSFVFFLLAAGALYSLLKPVNKNLALLFLLLNLGGFAISCVSTLGLFASMTVLNGADYSGAFQPDQIRAQATLLINLYHAGSVIANIPFAVWLLPLGYLVFKSGFLPKALGVLLIMDFFTLSISVVQHFLLPDYKALAYPSWIVGFIAEFGLAIWLLFKGTGHYAPASVQEAS from the coding sequence ATGAATTCGATCAACGCAACAGCGAGGCTAGCCGGGGTCTTCTATCTCGTTTATATCGTTGCTTCGATAATCGCAAATGCATTCGGCAACTTTGTTTTCGCGGATGCTTCCGCAACGATAAACCAAATAATGGCTCACGAGTCATCGTTCCGAATCGGTCTGGTGACGAGCCTGTTCTCTTTTGTCTTTTTTCTGCTGGCGGCGGGGGCTTTGTACAGTCTTTTGAAACCAGTTAATAAGAATTTGGCTTTGCTCTTCCTACTCTTGAACCTGGGAGGGTTCGCAATATCATGCGTCAGTACGCTTGGCCTCTTTGCCAGCATGACGGTTCTGAACGGCGCCGATTATTCGGGCGCATTCCAACCGGATCAGATCCGGGCACAAGCTACGTTGCTCATCAATCTCTATCATGCGGGCTCAGTCATCGCCAATATACCCTTTGCTGTCTGGCTCCTGCCCCTGGGATATCTGGTATTCAAATCAGGTTTTCTTCCGAAAGCCCTGGGCGTGTTGTTGATCATGGATTTCTTTACCCTTTCGATATCCGTGGTTCAACATTTTCTCCTGCCTGATTACAAGGCACTGGCGTATCCGAGTTGGATTGTCGGCTTTATAGCGGAATTCGGATTGGCTATATGGCTACTTTTTAAAGGGACAGGGCATTACGCCCCGGCATCGGTTCAGGAAGCATCCTAA
- a CDS encoding pyridoxamine 5'-phosphate oxidase family protein, whose translation MAKMSKEVIELFQDPGVPKMVATISQEGELNVTPKTSMTAIDDETLAFADLYGRTTRTFKNLEETKKVAIVAMKLPVAPPFTTYQVKGTFREYLTSGPVFDKFAQALKDAMGVAISGVGTVKVDAVYSQAPQDKGKLVA comes from the coding sequence ATGGCTAAGATGTCGAAAGAGGTTATCGAACTTTTTCAGGATCCCGGGGTACCCAAGATGGTGGCGACAATAAGTCAAGAGGGTGAACTCAATGTCACTCCCAAAACGAGCATGACCGCCATCGACGATGAGACCCTCGCCTTTGCCGACCTATACGGCCGCACTACCAGGACGTTCAAGAACCTCGAGGAGACCAAGAAGGTCGCAATCGTAGCAATGAAACTGCCGGTTGCGCCGCCCTTTACCACCTACCAGGTCAAAGGGACCTTCCGGGAGTATTTGACCTCCGGACCGGTGTTCGACAAATTCGCCCAGGCTCTCAAAGATGCCATGGGGGTTGCCATTAGTGGCGTCGGAACAGTCAAAGTAGATGCGGTTTATTCACAGGCGCCGCAGGATAAGGGTAAACTGGTGGCGTAA
- a CDS encoding ImmA/IrrE family metallo-endopeptidase: MKSLNDLRAFCGYLARKYGSPGASSEEEKAEEFRRVYLKGLPSNLKALRAVASCCGLDLTGLDKMPRNVRGYHEICNGHLYVYYRKDDTVSGIQNTILHEMREMMETLFSQADRSYEPLKTRTRHLAANRFATAVLLPEEEFRANAYKTGFDVVGLAQTYSKSYSQVLLRMGEVLHGKVFFYGALFEPDDADAIDWAVTYWTISCNEDAEPNIYGANGLFPKKGRRALTGSLVDMTVRSQKAHLVRRITLTDDPDFDGEELTAFAVPVTGDVTGIEKVILVVFLARDEYLLEPQIKSICPTVVESFHRHL; the protein is encoded by the coding sequence GTGAAAAGCCTCAATGATCTGCGAGCCTTCTGCGGATATTTGGCAAGGAAGTACGGTAGTCCAGGTGCGTCATCCGAGGAGGAAAAAGCGGAGGAATTCAGACGGGTTTACTTGAAAGGCCTGCCTTCGAACCTGAAAGCTCTCAGGGCAGTTGCTTCATGTTGCGGGCTCGACCTAACCGGTCTGGATAAAATGCCTCGGAACGTCCGGGGCTATCATGAAATCTGCAACGGACACCTCTATGTTTACTACCGGAAAGATGACACGGTTAGCGGCATCCAGAATACGATCCTACACGAAATGCGAGAGATGATGGAAACCCTCTTCTCCCAGGCTGATCGCAGTTATGAACCGCTAAAGACGAGGACTCGACACCTTGCTGCCAACCGTTTCGCTACGGCGGTTCTATTGCCAGAGGAAGAATTCCGGGCTAATGCATATAAAACGGGATTCGACGTGGTAGGTCTTGCCCAAACCTACTCTAAGAGTTATTCTCAGGTGCTTCTTCGAATGGGCGAAGTCCTCCATGGCAAGGTCTTTTTTTACGGCGCCCTGTTTGAGCCGGACGATGCCGATGCCATTGACTGGGCGGTCACCTACTGGACCATAAGCTGTAACGAAGATGCCGAGCCAAATATCTACGGCGCTAACGGATTGTTTCCCAAAAAAGGCAGACGGGCTCTCACGGGCTCACTCGTCGACATGACCGTGAGATCCCAAAAAGCACACCTGGTACGACGTATCACATTAACTGACGATCCAGATTTCGACGGTGAGGAACTCACGGCTTTTGCGGTTCCCGTGACAGGTGATGTGACTGGAATCGAAAAAGTGATTCTTGTTGTGTTCCTGGCTCGTGATGAATACCTTCTCGAACCTCAAATTAAAAGTATATGTCCGACGGTGGTGGAATCATTCCATCGCCATCTTTAG
- a CDS encoding helix-turn-helix domain-containing protein encodes MPDFAAYIRQLRQKQRLSLREVSQNTGISYSYLTQIEHGRRNPPGPEFMKRLAPIYQVSVGDLLRAAGHLEESSESILSDEQEVEMAFKYVMNDPRYQSGTRMAGELNTEVKRFIVEMYEKATGKKLLPGRSA; translated from the coding sequence ATGCCAGACTTTGCTGCGTACATTAGACAGCTGCGACAGAAGCAACGTTTGTCACTGCGAGAGGTCTCACAGAACACCGGAATCTCTTACTCGTATCTGACTCAGATCGAACATGGCCGGCGCAATCCCCCAGGACCTGAGTTCATGAAACGCCTCGCCCCGATTTACCAAGTTTCGGTTGGTGATCTGCTAAGAGCGGCAGGTCATCTTGAAGAAAGCTCTGAATCGATCCTTAGCGACGAACAGGAAGTGGAAATGGCTTTCAAATACGTCATGAACGATCCCCGTTACCAATCCGGCACTCGCATGGCCGGCGAACTGAACACGGAGGTCAAACGGTTTATCGTTGAGATGTATGAGAAAGCCACCGGAAAGAAGCTGCTGCCAGGGCGCAGCGCGTGA
- a CDS encoding helix-turn-helix domain-containing protein: MFRVVLNRDNLEKAMLRRNLSCKLLAGKIGLSPSYLSRIITGKQNPTASVRQTLLDYFKTYSFDDLFTIQENGVGERN; this comes from the coding sequence ATGTTCAGAGTAGTTTTGAACAGGGACAACCTCGAAAAGGCAATGCTGCGTCGCAACCTTTCATGCAAGTTGTTAGCCGGCAAAATCGGGCTTTCGCCGAGCTACCTTTCTCGAATCATCACCGGCAAGCAGAATCCAACTGCCTCCGTCCGTCAGACGTTGCTTGATTACTTCAAGACCTATTCATTCGATGACCTATTCACCATCCAGGAAAACGGTGTTGGCGAGCGAAACTGA